In Osmerus mordax isolate fOsmMor3 chromosome 16, fOsmMor3.pri, whole genome shotgun sequence, the genomic stretch ggcagcaacaacaacaaaacaatctgATTATCTTTTATGCAACAGATGTGTTTTATTGTCGTGAGAGGCTCTGATAACTCCTTCAGTGAAAGATCTCAATGCTCTTTTCAAGGGTAGATTGTGTTGCTTTCCCAAGGATCCACTTGAAGAGGCTGAGACTTGGGGAGAGTCTGTAGACAAACTCctggaatgtaaatgtaaggagaacacacacagctcctttaATCTTAATATTATCCGTGAATCATTTACCAAACCATTGATTTGTTGACAACACTATTCCTTCACTCGTCTGAGAGTGTTttttgtgtagtgttttgagTTCACAGTCATTCCATAATTGTTGTCCTCATCCGTCTTCAGCTGGCCAAATAGCTTTCCGTGATTTCCTCAAATCGGAGTACAGTGAGGAGAACATCTTGTTTTGGCTGGCCTGTGAGGAGTACAAAAAGATTAAGTCAGTTCCTGAGATGATCTCCTCTGCCAATAGGATCTACTCAGAGTTTGTCCAAGTGGAAGCCCCCAGACAGGTAGAGTCATCCGATTAGACCACGTGGAATCTGCCATGAACCCTGATGAACTGAAAGCAACTACAACACTGATAGTctctgttaaaagaaaaaaacagacgTAACATACTTTCATAACTGTCCAGTCAGAGAGTAAGCAGGTGTAGCACATAATGTCTATTTTAAATGAATGACTAGTCTCATATTTTTGTCCATAGATCAATATTGATTGTGGGACCAGAGAAAACATAACCAAAAACATCTCCCAGCCCAGCCTGTCCTCCTTCGACACAGCACAGAAGCTGATCTACAGTCTGATGGCCAGGGACTGTTACCCACGGTTTCTCAAGTCGGACCTTTACCAGGCACTGCTGATGAGAGCAGACTCAAGGTGACTCTCTCAAACTATGGGCTCACCAACTGTGGTTTCTCATCTTTTTATCTCACAGTCGTATCACTCATTTATCGTTTGTTTCACTTCAAAATAGTAGTACAGGTAGCCATGCCTACTGTCGATGAGTAATTGAGTAGTAAATGATGGGTGAAGAGGCGTTTAACTCAAATGTGTGCTGTACTTTAACCTTTAGATTTCTGGAACAATGTGACCGTTTTCAATGCTGCATTTATGAACTTGCATATCCGTCCTCTCATATAATAAGACAATTGTTTCAACAATATTATAACATTTGGATTTGTCACAATTTTTAATTCTGATTAATCTGGTGTCTCATTTAAAATGAACATAAatgttactgtatatggtttgtTTGGTTTTCAAAGTGGCTAACCTCTGTAATTAATTATATGATTTAATGTACCCAAATACAACAAATAAGGGAttctttaataaataaataaaaac encodes the following:
- the LOC136959215 gene encoding regulator of G-protein signaling 21-like; translated protein: MWKGRFALSGRLCCFPKDPLEEAETWGESVDKLLECKSGQIAFRDFLKSEYSEENILFWLACEEYKKIKSVPEMISSANRIYSEFVQVEAPRQINIDCGTRENITKNISQPSLSSFDTAQKLIYSLMARDCYPRFLKSDLYQALLMRADSR